CGGGTGGAGGCGTTGACCACCATGCGGAAGAAATCGTCGCCCAGGTAGTAGACGATCAGGTCGTCGATGACGCCGCCGCGCGGATTCAGCATGCACGAGTACAGCGCCTTGCCCGGCACCTTCAGCTTGTCGATCGAGTTGGCCAGCAGGCGGCGCAGGAACGGCTTGACCTGGTCACCGCGCAGGTCGACCACGGTCATGTGGCTGACGTCGAACACACCCGCCTCGCGACGCACCAGGTGGTGCTCGTCCAGCTGCGAGCCGTAGTGGATGGGCATGTCCCAACCCCCGAAATCGACCATCTTGGCGCCGAGGGCGCGGTGGGTATCGTTGAGCAGCGTCTTCTGGGTCATGACCGGGTCCGGCAGCAGAGGAAACAAGAATCCCCATTATCCCAGATCGGTCGGCCGCAGGCGTGCCGCAGCGCAGCGCCGGCGCTGTAGAGCCGAGCCCATGCCCGGCTGCTTTTCGTGGGGGAGCCGAGCGTGGGCTCGGCTCTACAGGGGGCGGCCTGCGTCCTCGACCACCAGCACCGTGCCCTGCACCGCCACCACCCGCACCAGGCTGCCGGCCTGCAGTTCCGGGCCGCTGACCAGCCAGTACGCATCATCGATGCTGACCCGGCCCAGCCCATCGACGATGCCCTGCTGCAAGGGCACCACCCGGCCGACCAGCTGCTCGGCACGGCGGTTGAGCAAGGGCGCATCGCTGGGCCGCGCCCTTGCCTTGCCCCAGCGCCGATAGCACTGGATCGCGACCACGCTCAGCACGACGAAGGCAACGACCTGCCACAGCAATGGAATGCCGCTGAACACCGCCACCAGCACGAACACCGCCGCCGCGCCGATGCCGATCCACAGCATGAACGCACCCGGCGCCAGCGCCTCGGCGGCGAACAGCAGCAGTGCCAGCGCGCCCCAGCCTACGACCTCCCAGCGCATGTCAGCCTCCGATCGGCGGCGGTCGCTTGCCCGCGGCCTTGTTGTTCTGGTCGCCCAGTGCCTGCTTGGCCAGTTCGGCCACGCCGGCGATCGAACCGATCACACCGCTGGCCTCCATCGGCATCAGCACCAGCTTCTGGTTCGGCGAACTGGCCAGCTCCTTGAATGCTTCCACATACTTCTGGGCCACGAAGTAGTTGATCGCCTGCACGTCGCCTTCGGCAATTGCCGCCGACACCATCTGGGTTGCCTTGGCTTCGGCCTCGGCCAGGCGCTCGCGGGCCTCGGCATCGCGGAACGCAGCCTCGCGGCGGCCTTCGGCTTCCAGCACGGTGGCCTGCTTCTCGCCATCGGCGCGCAGGATTTCCGACTGCCGCGAGCCTTCGGCTTCCAGGATCTGCGCGCGCTTCTCGCGTTCGGCCTTCATCTGCCGCGCCATCGCATCCAGCAGGTCGCGCGGCGGCTGGATATCACGGATCTCGATGCGGTTGACCTTCACGCCCCACGGGTTGGTGGCATGGTCGACCACGCTCAGCAGCTGGGCGTTGATCACCTCGCGCTGGCTGAGCGATTCGTCCAGGTCCATCGAGCCGATCACGGTACGGATATTGGTCTGCACCAGGGCGATCATCGCCACTTCCAGGTTGGCCACCTCATAGGCCGCCTTGGCAGCATCCAGGACCTGGAAGAACACCACGCCATCCACGCGCACGGCGGCATTGTCCTTGGTGATCACTTCCTGGCTGGGTACATCCAGCACCTGTTCCATCATGTTCACCTTGCGTCCCACCCCGTACACGATCGGGATCAGGAAGTGCAGGCCGGGGGTCATGGTGTGCGTGTAGCGCCCGAAGCGCTCGACGGTCCATTCGTACCCCTGCGGCACCATCCGCACCGCCTTGAACAGGATCACCACGGCCACGAAGGCCAGTACCACGGTAAAGAACATGGTCGGGAACATCGCGCTTTCCTTATCTATGTCGCCCAGTCCCCAGCATAGCGCGTGAAGCCGGCAGGTACAGCGACGCTACCAGGGCACCCGCCCGCGCAGGATGTCGGTGAACATCACCCAGTCGCCCATGAACGAGTACAGGGGATGCTGGAAGGTCGCCGGACGGTTCTTCTCGAAAAAGAGATGACCGACCCAGGCGAAGCCGTAACCGCAGAACAGGGCGGCAAGCACGAGGATGGGTTGCCCGCGCAGGATCGCCGCCGCAACCAGCAGCAGCGCCCCGCAGCTGCCGACGAAGTGCAGCCGGCGCGACACCGGATGACGGTGCTCGCTGAGGTAGAACGGATAGAACTCGCGGAAGCTGGCGAAGCTGGACATGCGCGTGCTCCGGGGCCATGGTCGGGCCCATCATGCGCCTTTCGGGGGGCGCTGCGCTGCCTTGCAGCACCGAGCCATGCTCGGCTTGCGCGTGCCAGCGTGGTCGGAAGCAAGCGCAGCCGAGCGTGGGCTCGGCTCTACAGAACCGCCAAGCCCGGCCCTACACCGATGAGGTGCGCGGCCCGAACATGATCACTGCCATGCCGGCCAGGCACAGCGCCGCACCCAGCATGTCCCAGCGGCTGGGCCGGATGCCATCGACCAGCCACAACCAGAACAGCGCGGTGCCGATGTAAACGCCACCGTAGGCGGCATAGACGCGGCCACTGGCGGTGGGATGCAGGGTCAGCAGCCAGGCGAACAGCGCCAGGCTGGCGGCCGCCGGCAGCAGCAACCCG
This genomic interval from Stenotrophomonas sp. 57 contains the following:
- a CDS encoding NfeD family protein; translated protein: MRWEVVGWGALALLLFAAEALAPGAFMLWIGIGAAAVFVLVAVFSGIPLLWQVVAFVVLSVVAIQCYRRWGKARARPSDAPLLNRRAEQLVGRVVPLQQGIVDGLGRVSIDDAYWLVSGPELQAGSLVRVVAVQGTVLVVEDAGRPL
- a CDS encoding SPFH domain-containing protein, whose product is MFPTMFFTVVLAFVAVVILFKAVRMVPQGYEWTVERFGRYTHTMTPGLHFLIPIVYGVGRKVNMMEQVLDVPSQEVITKDNAAVRVDGVVFFQVLDAAKAAYEVANLEVAMIALVQTNIRTVIGSMDLDESLSQREVINAQLLSVVDHATNPWGVKVNRIEIRDIQPPRDLLDAMARQMKAEREKRAQILEAEGSRQSEILRADGEKQATVLEAEGRREAAFRDAEARERLAEAEAKATQMVSAAIAEGDVQAINYFVAQKYVEAFKELASSPNQKLVLMPMEASGVIGSIAGVAELAKQALGDQNNKAAGKRPPPIGG
- a CDS encoding DUF962 domain-containing protein produces the protein MSSFASFREFYPFYLSEHRHPVSRRLHFVGSCGALLLVAAAILRGQPILVLAALFCGYGFAWVGHLFFEKNRPATFQHPLYSFMGDWVMFTDILRGRVPW
- a CDS encoding YnfA family protein: MKTLGLFLLTALAEIVGCYLPWLWLRKGGSIGLLLPAAASLALFAWLLTLHPTASGRVYAAYGGVYIGTALFWLWLVDGIRPSRWDMLGAALCLAGMAVIMFGPRTSSV